From the Psychrobacter sp. P11F6 genome, the window TGGGATGGGACGCTGATGGATTCCATTGGATTAATCGTTGAGTCAATGCATGTGGCAGGAGAGGCGCATGGGTTCCAGACCACCGATAAAGCTGTACAAGACATCATTGGGCTGAGCTTAATGAATGGCATTGAGATTTTGTATCCGCAAGCCAATGACACGCAAAAGCTTGCGATTCAGCAAAGCTATGCAGACCACTATATTGCCAACAGCCACAGTACACCGCTTTTTGCGCCGATAGAAGGGATGTTGCAGACCCTACAAGCCCAAGGTAAAAGTCTCGCGGTTGCAACTGGTAAAAAGCGAAAGGGCTTAGACCGCGTATTAGATGCTTCAGAGAGTCACCATTATTTTGTGATGACCCGCTGTGCCGATGAGGCAGGCTCAAAACCTGACCCGCAGATGTTGACCGATATTTTGGATTATACGCAGCAGCAAATCGCCAATGCTGTTTTCATCGGTGACAGTATCTACGATATCCAAATGGCAACGGAACTAGGCATGACCAGTATTGCGGTGAATTATGGTACAGCTAGCAGTAGCGAACTTGCCGCACAGCAACCCACTTATCAGGTTGACACGCCACAAGCGTTGGCTGAGCTACTATGCAATTAAATAAAAGTACTTAAATAAAAGTGCTTAAATAAAAATCTTTTTAGATGCTAAAAATGATAATAAAAAAAGGGTTTATCGATAATAGCGATAAACCCTTTTTACTTGGAGACGATGATATTTATTTGTTTTATTTTTGAGCACTATCCTTATTGAGTGCTATCCTTCTGAGCACTTTCCTTTTCAATAGCACCTTTTTCAATGCTATCTTTTTCGATCGCTTCTTCCAACTCAGCGCCTTCTAGTAACGCAAAAGAGGATTCAATGATTTTGTCTGCATCGAGCTGATACTCATACCAGTTGCCCATGATACCAGCCAGCTCATCAAGACCTTCTTTTCTTAGTGCTGAAAATAGCTGAATGCTACAGTTCAACCCCAGTTCTTTTAGTCTTTTACGAGTATTAAGTAACGCATTTTTAGATGCGCCATACTTTAACTTATCTGCTTTGGTTAACAAGATATGCACCGGCAGTTCACCATCATTTGCCCAACGTAGCATTTGCTCGTCAAAGAATTTCAATGGATGACGAATATCAGTCATGAGCACCAAACCTGCAAGGCTTGAGCGCGCCACCAAGTATTCTTCTAGCTCAACCTGCCATTCTTTTTTCATCTCAAGCGGTACCGCTGCGTAGCCATAACCTGGCAAATCCACCAAACGTCTATCAGCATCACCAATACTAAAAAAGTTAATCATCTGCGTACGACCAGGCGTTTTAGATGAGCGTGCTAGTTGGCGTTGGTTGGTTAAGGCATTAATAGCAGAGGATTTACCTGCGTTTGAGCGTCCTGCAAAGGCAACTTCTAAGCCCATATCGGGTGGGCAGAGACGAAAAGTAGGCGCTGACATCATAAACTCAGTTTGCTGAATTTTTTGACGAGATTTAGTGTTGAACAATGCATGTTCGGCGGCGACATCAGTAAACGGGGTACTCATAAATGGCTCATTAATCTTTAAGAAATTGGATACGGTTATAAAATTTTAATCAACTGGTTGTCGAGAAGACAGTGCATTAGACAAAAAATCGTTACGAATTTATTCATCATAACTTTTAATGTTTATTGGTCATAAACACAGTCATTTCAAGTTATCGACTATTCTATACTATTACTTATCTTACTTATTGAAATAACTATGATTAGCATCACATAAATGACAGAATACCATTAAAATAAGCGCTCATTAGAGCAAGTTGCCGCTTTTATTCATGCGTTACCAAAGCCAAACTATATTTATCTATATTTATACGACATACATTGTTACAATGTTTAATAAGATATACTGAACGAACGACGTTTAATAGCAAGATTGATTAAACGAGAGAAGCATCAAAAGGAGGTGTTCTATGGTTTCAATCAATGCACTTTTTAGCCAGACCTACCGAGTTTTAATAGGTAGCGGAGCGGCATTACTGCTCAGTAGTGCTATCATGACTAGCGCTAATGCTGCTGATATTGCAGCCACCTATGATAACTCATGTGCTGCCTGTCACGATAGTGGTGCGCTGAACGCCATCAAAAAAGGTGATAGTGCCAAATGGCAACAGCTTATCAAACAAAAAAGCATGCCGACACTTATTAATTCCGTTAAAAGTGGTATGACGCAGATGCCTGCTGGTGGTCTTTGTAACAGTTGTAGCGACGATGATTATCGTAAGTTGATTGAGTACATGAGTAAGTGAGACGCTGACCGATAAAGCAACACAATACGACACACTATAAAACAACTTAAAAAAGCGCTGGGTTTTTTAGCCTGTAAGCGCTTTTTGTTTTTTGTTGGCATACTTGTCTATGTGTTAGAAAAACTGATGGATGTGACGATTAAGTAGGCAAATGCTACAAAGTCTTGCTATAATAATCGAAAATAAACCCTGATGTTAGTAAGTACTTTCAGACTGCTTGTGGCCAAGACCTTAAAACATATACCTACCTAATCAATAGTAGGGTGGTTTATATGAGGTATCTTATCAGTGCAATCACTCTAAATAATGCTTACGCCGAGCTAGTAGGATTTGTATCAATGAAAAAGTTAATCGCTGCTGCCAGCTTATGCGTTGCAAGTTTCAGCGTACAAGCTGCTATTATTGTTCCTGAGTACGACGTCAATGCCGGTAAGCAAATTGCAGAAACGGTTTGTGCTGCTTGTCATGGTGTTGATGGTGTCAGTGTTGTCCCTGCGCAGCCTAACTTGGGTGGCCAAAACGTAAAGTATCTTTACAAACAGTTGGTCAACTTTAAAGCAGGTTATCGCAAGAATGGTATTATGCAATCACAAGTTGCAAACTTATCGCAGCAAGATTTAGCCAACGTTGCTGGTTATTATGCTAGCCAAGCGCCTTGGGGTGTTGGATTTGGTAATCCTGCGACCAACCAAGAAGCCACTAAGCTATTCTTAGGTGGTGATAAGTCAC encodes:
- a CDS encoding c-type cytochrome — protein: MKKLIAAASLCVASFSVQAAIIVPEYDVNAGKQIAETVCAACHGVDGVSVVPAQPNLGGQNVKYLYKQLVNFKAGYRKNGIMQSQVANLSQQDLANVAGYYASQAPWGVGFGNPATNQEATKLFLGGDKSRGVIGCAGCHGPDAAGNTWAAFPRLGGQHAQYIATQLKLFRAAGRVDDVDSDEQKRVNDAAKEGDMGMMQTVASKLSDRDIRILSDYISAVH
- a CDS encoding HAD family hydrolase — encoded protein: MSNLSVASISSASKGTQLSASHRLADKTLIIFDWDGTLMDSIGLIVESMHVAGEAHGFQTTDKAVQDIIGLSLMNGIEILYPQANDTQKLAIQQSYADHYIANSHSTPLFAPIEGMLQTLQAQGKSLAVATGKKRKGLDRVLDASESHHYFVMTRCADEAGSKPDPQMLTDILDYTQQQIANAVFIGDSIYDIQMATELGMTSIAVNYGTASSSELAAQQPTYQVDTPQALAELLCN
- the yihA gene encoding ribosome biogenesis GTP-binding protein YihA/YsxC, giving the protein MSTPFTDVAAEHALFNTKSRQKIQQTEFMMSAPTFRLCPPDMGLEVAFAGRSNAGKSSAINALTNQRQLARSSKTPGRTQMINFFSIGDADRRLVDLPGYGYAAVPLEMKKEWQVELEEYLVARSSLAGLVLMTDIRHPLKFFDEQMLRWANDGELPVHILLTKADKLKYGASKNALLNTRKRLKELGLNCSIQLFSALRKEGLDELAGIMGNWYEYQLDADKIIESSFALLEGAELEEAIEKDSIEKGAIEKESAQKDSTQ
- a CDS encoding c-type cytochrome; this translates as MVSINALFSQTYRVLIGSGAALLLSSAIMTSANAADIAATYDNSCAACHDSGALNAIKKGDSAKWQQLIKQKSMPTLINSVKSGMTQMPAGGLCNSCSDDDYRKLIEYMSK